In Streptomyces sp. NBC_01381, a genomic segment contains:
- a CDS encoding transcriptional regulator, whose protein sequence is MNDKQFKPSEPRQITDVGTLKAFGHPLRLKIYSTLRVAGPATASQLADQVDEAVSLVSYHLRKLAEHGLIEEAEVQSEDARERWWQAAQETLSLSHEDFKDTPEGVAAHAVTVRRLIAHRHELEQTYLDQQEAWGAEWRRAADQSDFLARLNPAELTRLNAEIHALIKTYEERGKAAEAAGDTEGRENVAVHLASFPFRL, encoded by the coding sequence ATGAACGACAAGCAGTTCAAGCCCTCAGAGCCCCGCCAGATCACCGATGTCGGCACGCTCAAGGCCTTCGGGCATCCGCTGCGTCTGAAGATCTACAGCACATTGCGGGTGGCGGGTCCGGCGACCGCGTCCCAGCTCGCCGACCAGGTCGACGAGGCCGTCTCGCTGGTCAGTTACCACCTCCGCAAGCTCGCCGAGCACGGCCTCATCGAGGAGGCCGAGGTCCAGAGCGAAGACGCGCGGGAGCGGTGGTGGCAGGCCGCGCAGGAGACCCTGAGCCTGAGCCACGAGGACTTCAAGGACACCCCTGAGGGGGTCGCGGCGCACGCGGTCACCGTCCGCCGGCTGATCGCGCACCGGCACGAGCTGGAACAGACCTACCTGGACCAGCAGGAGGCCTGGGGCGCCGAGTGGCGCAGGGCGGCGGACCAGTCGGACTTTCTCGCCCGCCTGAACCCCGCCGAACTCACGCGCCTCAACGCCGAGATCCACGCCCTGATCAAGACGTACGAGGAGCGGGGCAAGGCCGCCGAGGCGGCGGGCGACACCGAGGGGCGCGAGAACGTCGCCGTGCATCTGGCCAGCTTCCCGTTCCGTCTCTGA
- a CDS encoding TIGR03085 family metal-binding protein, producing MSTHAKRERLLLADLLEAAGPDAPTLCEGWNARDLAAHVVVRERRADAAGGLLIKQLAARLERVQAEFAAKPYEELIQLIRTGPPRFSPFSLKQIDEASNAIEFYVHTEDVRRAQPDWTPRELDPVFSDALWSRLERMARLVGRKAPVGLVLRRPDGQTAVAHRGTPVVTVTGEPAELLMFAYGRQDAANVELDGDKDAVAKLHETKQLGI from the coding sequence ATGTCGACCCATGCAAAGCGTGAACGACTCCTCCTCGCCGATCTGTTGGAGGCGGCGGGCCCCGACGCGCCCACCCTCTGCGAGGGCTGGAACGCCCGCGATCTCGCGGCCCATGTGGTGGTGCGCGAGCGCCGCGCCGACGCCGCGGGCGGGCTCCTGATCAAGCAGCTCGCGGCGCGGCTCGAACGGGTGCAGGCCGAGTTCGCCGCGAAGCCGTACGAGGAACTGATCCAGCTGATCAGGACGGGGCCGCCGCGCTTCTCGCCCTTCTCCCTCAAGCAGATCGACGAGGCGTCGAACGCCATAGAGTTCTACGTCCACACCGAGGACGTGCGCCGCGCCCAGCCCGACTGGACGCCGCGCGAACTTGACCCCGTCTTCTCCGACGCGCTCTGGTCCCGCCTGGAGCGAATGGCCCGCCTGGTGGGCCGCAAGGCCCCCGTCGGCCTGGTCCTGCGCCGCCCGGACGGCCAGACGGCGGTGGCGCACCGGGGCACCCCGGTGGTGACGGTGACCGGCGAACCGGCCGAGCTCCTGATGTTCGCGTACGGCCGCCAGGACGCGGCGAACGTGGAACTGGACGGCGACAAGGACGCGGTGGCGAAGCTGCACGAGACGAAGCAGCTGGGGATCTGA
- the hisI gene encoding phosphoribosyl-AMP cyclohydrolase, with the protein MTVMPPPSSLAPEIAARLKRGADGLVPAIAQQYDTGEVLMLGWMDDEALHRTLTTGRCTYWSRSRQEYWVKGDTSGHFQYVKSVALDCDADTVLVQVDQIGAACHTGTRTCFDTDTLTVTFTGTEE; encoded by the coding sequence ATGACCGTCATGCCCCCGCCCAGCAGCCTCGCCCCCGAGATCGCCGCCCGCCTCAAGCGCGGCGCCGACGGGCTCGTCCCCGCCATCGCCCAGCAGTACGACACCGGCGAAGTGCTGATGCTGGGCTGGATGGACGACGAGGCGCTGCACCGCACGCTCACCACGGGGCGCTGCACCTACTGGTCGCGCAGCCGGCAGGAGTACTGGGTCAAGGGGGACACGTCCGGCCACTTCCAGTACGTGAAGTCCGTGGCCCTGGACTGCGACGCGGACACCGTCCTGGTCCAGGTCGACCAGATCGGCGCCGCCTGTCACACGGGCACCCGCACCTGCTTCGACACCGACACCCTCACGGTCACCTTCACCGGCACCGAGGAGTGA
- a CDS encoding MFS transporter: MTAAISAPPAIERPAHRDGNVLRWLSAYTASMIGDSVYFVALSWAATRSGSPAQAGLVLAVGSLPRAVLMLGGGVIADRFGPRRVVIGSDAVRCAVILAVAVLLLVTAPGIWLLVLVALVFGAVDALFLPSVGALPARITAPGQLGRVQGMRGFAQRVATVTAAPVGGLAVAMGGPAAGFGVAGVLFAVSLALLMAVRVRELVPDEEPGTDDSAWRQLVDGLRYIRGHRVLAPLLLVAAVMELGFAGPANIGVVLLADQRGWGAAGMAWIIGGFGVGAGAAALLLAVRGWLPRAGAVQSWGVVAGSIALGAIAFVPSVGAAAVAGLCVGLCTGLGGALIGAMLQTVTEPAYLGRVTSVATLFTVGIAPLSFPVVGAAIGAWGVEPVFAASAAVSAAGGVLGLCSGPLRRAELPR; the protein is encoded by the coding sequence GTGACCGCTGCAATATCCGCGCCTCCCGCGATCGAGCGTCCCGCTCACCGCGACGGCAACGTCCTGCGCTGGCTGAGCGCCTACACCGCCTCGATGATCGGCGACAGCGTCTACTTCGTGGCGCTCTCCTGGGCAGCCACCCGCAGCGGCAGCCCCGCACAGGCCGGCCTTGTGCTCGCCGTCGGCTCCTTGCCGCGCGCCGTGCTCATGCTCGGGGGCGGCGTGATCGCCGACCGCTTCGGGCCCCGCCGGGTGGTCATCGGGAGCGACGCGGTGCGCTGCGCGGTGATCCTGGCCGTGGCCGTGCTGCTCCTGGTGACAGCTCCGGGCATCTGGCTCCTGGTCCTCGTCGCCCTGGTGTTCGGTGCCGTCGACGCGCTGTTCCTGCCGAGCGTCGGTGCCCTGCCGGCACGCATCACGGCGCCGGGGCAGCTCGGCAGGGTGCAGGGCATGCGGGGTTTCGCGCAGCGTGTCGCGACGGTCACCGCCGCCCCGGTGGGCGGCCTCGCGGTGGCGATGGGCGGGCCCGCGGCCGGGTTTGGTGTGGCAGGGGTGCTCTTCGCGGTCTCACTGGCACTGCTGATGGCGGTACGTGTCCGGGAGCTTGTCCCGGACGAGGAGCCGGGGACGGACGACAGCGCCTGGCGTCAGCTCGTGGACGGGCTGCGGTACATCCGAGGGCACCGGGTGCTCGCCCCGCTGCTCCTGGTGGCCGCGGTCATGGAACTGGGCTTCGCCGGACCCGCCAACATCGGCGTCGTGCTGCTCGCCGACCAGCGGGGCTGGGGAGCCGCCGGGATGGCGTGGATCATAGGGGGCTTCGGGGTGGGCGCCGGCGCGGCGGCGCTGCTGCTCGCCGTTCGGGGGTGGCTCCCCAGGGCCGGAGCCGTGCAGTCCTGGGGAGTGGTGGCAGGCTCGATCGCTCTGGGGGCGATCGCCTTCGTCCCCTCGGTCGGCGCCGCAGCGGTGGCCGGCCTCTGCGTCGGTTTGTGCACGGGCCTTGGCGGGGCGCTGATCGGCGCCATGCTGCAGACCGTCACCGAGCCCGCCTACCTGGGCCGCGTCACCTCGGTGGCCACGCTCTTCACGGTCGGGATCGCGCCGCTCAGCTTCCCCGTGGTCGGAGCGGCGATCGGCGCCTGGGGCGTCGAGCCCGTCTTCGCGGCGAGCGCGGCAGTGAGCGCGGCGGGCGGAGTACTGGGCCTCTGCTCCGGCCCCCTGCGCCGAGCCGAACTCCCACGCTGA